The following proteins are encoded in a genomic region of Drosophila willistoni isolate 14030-0811.24 chromosome 3R, UCI_dwil_1.1, whole genome shotgun sequence:
- the LOC6651015 gene encoding serine/threonine-protein kinase OSR1, whose product MTSIPANLSSNNVAAAAAAAAGGVVPAEKQPWPNSKDDYELRDVIGVGATAVVHGAYCIPRNEKCAIKRINLEKWNTSMDELLKEIQAMSSCNHENVVTYHTSFVVREELWLVLRLLEGGSLLDIIKHKMRTANCKQGVFDEATIATVLKEVLKGLEYFHSNGQIHRDIKAGNILIGDDGTIQIADFGVSAWLATGRDLSRQKVRHTFVGTPCWMAPEVMEQDHGYDFKADIWSFGITAIEMATGTAPYHKYPPMKVLMLTLQNDPPTLDTGADDKDQYKAYGKTFRKMIVECLQKEPSKRPTASELLKHAFFKKAKDRKYLAQTLLQSGPSMETRVNKAAKRQPGASGRLHRTVTGEWVWSSEEEDNGGSGNGGRKQPSSDSESDDRPINKLERVDSSDSDRDEPSPEITPSLSSATVTPGATAATVTQQITAGVAQLPLPSEAASEAPPVNLVLRMRNLRRELHDIRFEFVVGKDTAEGIATELVDAGLVDALDTQPMAQHLDQLIAQSATMKTITFQLSSGVQPGEVPDERSLVGYAQISITD is encoded by the coding sequence ATGACCTCCATACCTGCCAATTTGTCCAGCAATaatgtggctgctgctgcagcagctgccGCCGGTGGTGTGGTCCCAGCAGAGAAGCAGCCGTGGCCCAACTCCAAGGATGACTATGAGCTGCGCGACGTGATCGGTGTGGGCGCCACAGCGGTGGTGCATGGTGCCTACTGCATACCCCGCAATGAGAAGTGCGCCATTAAGCGCATCAATTTGGAGAAATGGAATACATCGATGGACGAGCTGCTGAAGGAGATTCAAGCCATGTCCTCGTGCAATCACGAGAACGTTGTGACATATCACACGTCGTTTGTGGTGCGTGAAGAACTCTGGCTGGTGCTCCGACTTCTAGAGGGTGGTTCATTGCTTGACATCATCAAGCACAAGATGCGAACGGCCAACTGCAAGCAGGGAGTGTTCGATGAGGCCACAATAGCCACAGTGCTGAAGGAGGTGCTCAAGGGATTGGAGTACTTTCATTCTAATGGCCAGATCCATCGTGATATCAAGGCGGGCAACATACTTATTGGCGACGATGGCACCATTCAAATAGCCGACTTTGGTGTAAGTGCTTGGCTGGCAACCGGACGAGATTTGTCGCGGCAGAAGGTCAGACACACATTTGTGGGAACACCCTGTTGGATGGCCCCCGAAGTGATGGAACAGGATCATGGATATGACTTTAAGGCGGATATTTGGTCGTTTGGCATTACGGCCATTGAAATGGCCACTGGCACGGCTCCATATCACAAGTACCCGCCCATGAAGGTGTTGATGTTGACGCTACAGAATGATCCACCCACCTTGGATACGGGAGCCGATGACAAAGATCAGTACAAAGCATATGGCAAGACATTCCGCAAGATGATCGTTGAGTGCCTGCAGAAGGAGCCCTCAAAGCGTCCGACTGCCAGCGAGCTgctgaagcacgccttctttAAGAAGGCCAAGGATCGCAAGTATCTGGCTCAGACATTGCTCCAATCGGGTCCCAGCATGGAGACACGCGTGAATAAGGCAGCCAAGCGGCAACCAGGTGCCTCTGGCCGTCTGCATCGAACTGTCACCGGCGAGTGGGTGTGGTCCAGCGAAGAGGAGGACAACGGCGGCAGCGGTAATGGTGGCCGCAAACAGCCATCATCTGACTCCGAGTCTGATGATCGTCCCATTAATAAACTGGAACGTGTCGATTCATCGGACAGTGATCGTGATGAGCCATCACCAGAGATTACGCCAAGCCTATCTTCAGCCACTGTAACCCCAGGAGCAACGGCGGCAACAGTGACGCAACAAATAACCGCTGGGGTGGCACAACTCCCATTGCCCAGTGAGGCAGCCAGCGAGGCGCCACCTGTCAATCTAGTGCTGCGTATGCGGAACCTGCGCCGTGAACTGCACGATATACGCTTTGAGTTTGTGGTGGGTAAGGACACTGCCGAGGGTATTGCCACCGAGCTGGTTGATGCTGGACTTGTGGATGCGCTGGACACGCAACCGATGGCCCAGCATCTGGATCAACTGATAGCCCAGAGTGCCACCATGAAGACGATAACGTTCCAACTGAGTTCGGGAGTGCAGCCCGGCGAGGTGCCCGATGAGCGATCACTTGTGGGCTATGCGCAGATCTCCATTACGGACTAG
- the LOC111519511 gene encoding E3 ubiquitin-protein ligase RNF181 homolog yields the protein MSDYFEELGYFANDFEALDLEKDKRAKLEKIAIINGIDMDIEVPNLLTQSIDQLENHQITEADANSLKCNICHVWAESGELYKIISSCKDKFHKDCILLWLKKALVEKDFKACPGCNRPNTIDLYSDQLKKFRKEGQERQRRADDNAISMFG from the exons ATGTCTGATTATTTTGAAGAATTGGGTTATTTCGCCAACGATTTTGAGGCTCTAGATCTTGAGAAAGATAAACGTGCAAAACTTGAGAAAATAGCTATAATAAATGGAATCGATATGGACATTGAGGTTCCAAATCTTTTGACACAATCCATTGACCAGTTGGAAAACCATCAAATTACGGAAGCCGATGCCAACAGTTTGAAATGCAATATATGTCATGTTTGGGCAGAAAGTGGTGAATTATACAAGATAATTTCATCATGTAAGGACAAGTTTCACAAGGATTGTATTTTGCTATGGCTAAAGAAG GCTCTTGTTGAAAAAGATTTCAAGGCTTGTCCAGGTTGCAATCGCCCAAATACCATTGATCTATATTCTGATCAGTTAAAGAAGTTTAGGAAGGAAGGGCAGGAACGTCAAAGGCGGGCAGACGACAATGCAATTTCGATGTTTggttaa
- the LOC6651014 gene encoding E3 ubiquitin-protein ligase RNF181 homolog, which yields MSDYFDELGHTPTGPDGPNDLERNYRRLQVLAIMNGIDMDIEVPEASKRAIAELPSHELTEADCSGDLECSVCKVEATVGDKYKILPCKHEFHEECILLWLKKANSCPLCRYELETDDEVYEELRRFKQDESNRRHRQDTIMDSMFG from the exons ATGTCTGATTATTTTGATGAATTGGGCCACACACCCACCGGACCGGATGGACCTAATGATTTGGAAAGAAACTACCGCCGCCTCCAGGTGTTGGCCATTATGAATGGCATTGATATGGACATTGAGGTACCAGAGGCATCCAAACGTGCTATAGCCGAACTGCCAAGCCATGAGCTCACCGAAGCTGATTGCAGTGGTGATTTGGAATGCTCTGTGTGTAAAGTGGAGGCAACAGTTGGGGACAAATATAAGATATTGCCATGTAAACACGAGTTTCACGAGGAGTGCATACTGCTCTGGTTGAAAAAG GCCAACTCGTGTCCATTGTGCCGCTATGAACTGGAGACCGATGATGAGGTATATGAAGAGCTACGCCGATTCAAGCAGGATGAATCGAATCGCCGCCATCGTCAAGATACCATTATGGATTCCATGTTTGGCTAG